Genomic window (Syngnathus typhle isolate RoL2023-S1 ecotype Sweden linkage group LG4, RoL_Styp_1.0, whole genome shotgun sequence):
AGGAATCTTTCATTTATGGATCAGCAGCTTTGTATTGTGCCATGATTGTATTCATTTTCCTGCTTCTCTTCACATCACTCACGCAATGCAAAATAACCACAATGTACAACTTTTGCCTCGAGTGTAACGAGGGCCAATTAGAATACCGATGTATTGacatcctttcttccttcctttcctttctgattttttcccccccatttttCCTTCTCCCtgcctgtttattttttatgccATGAAATCATCCATCGATCCATTTGACCCACATTGCTTTGCGTTTGGTTTCTTCCTCCCCGTGCGCAGCGATAAAGATCTGTTAAGTCAGACCAGAACTCTGGCCATGTCGTTTGTCAAGTGCGCCAGCACAGACACCGAGCACCAGTACAAGCTCGTCAAGGACATTTCCTTCTGAGCTCACACACCACCTTTGCTTAGATATTCTcgttttttccttttcccacATGTTTTTGTGGACTGCATCGTTTGGGGgaaatattattgttattggctGAGTAGTTGGAAATCCATTTGCGATGATCAGGTTTGTGAGTTCTCATTGTCACGTCAGCTCGTCTTGAAGATTTTAGAAGGACGTTGTCGGTGGGAGGTTCATTTAACACGATTGTCTGTCACACTTTACATGCAAGCGTGCTGACTTTAAGATGACTGACATTGAGGATAAAGTTCAGGCTCTGATGTACACAGAACAACCCCCGACTCAGAGCAATAACTACATGGTGGGGCACCAACCAtacatcatttttatttatttatttttttggggtaaATCTGAGTTTTGCTCTCCGGTTGTATGTACATTTAACCCATAAACAAAAATCCTATACTGTAGTCACATGAAGAAGATACCACTTTAATGTAGAAGAAGTGTGTTGCATTAATACAGATATATAACGTAAAAAAATGTGTGACAGCTTAGGCATGTTTTTATAgcacttactttttttttttttttaggtctttACACAAatttttaaaacaatacaaacataTCCGAATTCCGAACACATTGAGAAGGAGCAAAAGCAATACACCGAAATATTGTACAAGCAAAATGAAGTGTGACCTACAATGGCGGGGACCGCACTGCGACTTAATACACTTGACTCATAACGCCCCAGTTGGAAAAGTCACTGAATTGTCTAAATGAGTATTTCATTTTATCAATCAAATCAGAATCTATCTACATTGTGGTACATCTCACTGTCTATTTTTATCATTCCACCCATACAACCAAAAAGTGACATCATCCAGTCACACAATGCCAAGTTGAGTCAGTAGTTAATATGGAATCTCATATTTAGGACATTTTCCCCCCCACTGCGGTTCCATCTGTTGGATCGGGTGGGTCACTTCCCTCTAATTTAAAATGGCCACTGGTCACACCGCTGTCCAGTAAAACGTTTAACTAAGGAGCCTGAATGTTACGCAATGTCGAGACTTGGCGTGCTATTTATTGATTGTCGTGATAGATTGGGATATACTGTCCGTGTTTAGTGAAGCTTACCTGTCGCGGAATTTGTAAAAGCCCATAATATGACTGTCTTTTACCACCTCGATCAATAAAATGTGATGTTTTGAAAGTGCTCGTGCAGGAAGCTCACTTAGTGATCGCTGGCCACCATcgccacctttttttttattatctgcCTTGGTTGCACGTTTTAATTTTTTACCTTTCATCCTCTGTTAAACGCCTTGCACATCATCCCGGTTCTTTTCCCCTTTGCCATCATCCTCCATCCCCCTCTCTCCATGGTCCTGAGTTTGTCGCTGGTTGTAATGGCGCAGATTACAGGAGGCCGAGAGCCACCGCAGCACGGCCGAGGAGGGCACCAGGCGTTTCAAGACGGACTTTGCCAACAAGGCTGACAGCTTGCAGCAGCAGATCGACCACAGAGAAAAACAACTGTAAGCCCAGAAGACAcgctgttattgtttttttgtgggggggagATGAGGAAACATTCTTGTATTTTTCTATGTGCGTGTGGCATCTGGTTGGCAGTCTGCAGCTTGAGACGGACTTGAAGATCGAACGGGAGTGGAGACAAACGCTGCAGAATGATCTCCACCGAGAGAGAGAAACGGTGTCTCAGCTCAAGACACAGGCGCTGCAGATCAACGGTCTCAAAATGGTAACCGAAGAATTATAGAAAAATGGACGGATGCCTATTATCCGTGGCAATGACCTCATGAACCTAACAACCAAATGAACTGTGTAATTGAGAATGTaatccatgttttgtttttaacaggAGTTCCATCGCCTACAGGATGAGAATTTCCAGCTGAAGAGCATCTGTGAAGACCAAGAACAAGCTCTCGAGGAACTTGGCTCCAAACTTAGCGAGTACGTCTGCTGTTTAACTCGCAGTATTTTGGCGTCAGTGTCATGGGTGAATTGGATTTCCATTTTTATGGCCATAAATCGACTCCAAGAATGTAGCATCTACGCAATCATGAAGTCATGTCACACCAACTATTCTGCCGTTAAATTATTCAAAACAAACAGACTAATCTCTTGATTATCGATTATTTCTATTGAATGTTCCGTTTCATTTGTTTGATTCTGATACTCGTCATGTTGTCACACAGATCCAAAATGAAGATTGAGGACATCAAGGAAGCCAACAAAGCTCTTCAGGTAAAACATATTGAAGTTGCATTGGATGTACCTAAGCTTCCGCGCGTGGCTGTTGTTGCAGGGAGGCCAGGTGTGGTTAAAAGACAAGGATGCAAGTCACTGTAAGCTGTGCGAGAAGGAGTTCTCCATCTCAAGACGCAAGGTGAGCGAGCCTCCAGTGATCACTTTGGGCACTTTACTCGCTTTGGTTGCCTGCAttgtcatcgtcgtcgtcgtgcGTGCAGCACCACTGCCGAAACTGCGGCGAGATCTTCTGCAACGGCTGCTCGGACAACGAACTTCCGTTGCCCGCGTCTCCCAAACCGGTGCGAGTGTGCGACACCTGCCACGCGCTCCTCCTCCAGAGATGCTCGTCCAATCCCACCTGAAGCGTTAACCTCTACCTCCAACCGGCCCTCTGCAAGGTCCAGCTCTTTATATCTTGCATGCACTTTGACGTACAGTATATCTCACTGGGATTATACTGGATTCATTTGGAAGTTGAGATGTTAAAATGATATACatactgtgtttcatcaaaagTGGCCTTCGCTTGAATTAGACAATGTGTCTTTATTAGGCACCCTTTGATCATTTTGCCACAGTAAATGCCATTACCCAAACTACAGACCTGATATCTGTAAATCTGAAGTTTACAGCGGAGTTTCGAACCCAGTGGAGCGCAACATTTCAATGTTGGAAAGAACCACGTTCTTCTGGTTCTTGTtgtatttgtggaatatgaattgaaCAGCAACATTAATCAATCTCCATTTGTCTCAGTGTGTCACCATGTTGGATAATATTATTGTTGACAACTGAAACGACCCTCCGTCAGTCAGAAAACAGTTCAAGAGGAAATACAGTATGTATGTACTGCATATCATTTTGTTCGTCTAATATTATAATTGCCCAAGTTCTTTTTAAAAGGTTTTTGAAAATCTAAATTGAGTTGTATCAATTCACGACTTTGCATGTTACCATGACCTGGATGAGCGAACACAAGCATAGGAATGACTTCTTAAGATAACTGTGACGTTAATTTAAACATGATATAGGCCGTTATTCAACGCCAACAAGATGGAGCCGATACACACCGAGCTTTCATTTCCTTGAGCATTACAAAGTCATGGTATGATGGGACACATAGTGATCGTCTACAACAGTGTACGTATTGTTTTATCTGTTCAGGGTCAAATGTTCCTGTTATCCAATTGTGTTTACATCTTCTCAACTGGATTTGGCTGCGGTTATATATTGTAACTGTCAGTGCCATGTAGTGTGTTTTGGAACACATGAACACTTGAGGCACTTAAAAGATGGGACTGTGAACCTAATGAAAGCACTAAAGACTGACAGTACCAACCACATCTGATGAGTGCCACCACCAATTGAAGATGTACACCGAAAcaaagccgccccccccccccccccccccccccccccaagaatgGTGCTCATATCTCGTGTTGGTGCCACTTAAGCTTGTGCACATACTTAGTGCCAAATTTAAGCTGGAGTTATTACCTTAAGGCAGGGGTCACCCCccccggtccgtggcgcaaaaaaagttggggaccactgctttaagGTTCATTGTAGGTACTAGTTCACTAGTCCAATGACACGTTGCTGGTGGGTCGAGGCACAATTGCAGTGAATACTGTTTCAGGAATTGATTTCTAATCCATGGTCAAGTATTCATTCTCTTTTGGACTCTGGTTTGGTACTTGGCCAATCTTGACAACATGGAAGTTGtccacttttgtttttctattttctaaTAACCCAATTGTGATTAGCACAAGAGCCTCATTTTATACACTGCAATTTTGCTCTTATTTATAAAAGTCCCAGTTCTCAAGGGCAGCTGCGTTTTtttgttaagtgtttatattgtTAACCAAAAGTGAACTTTATCACCACATTGTTGATTGCCAACAGTATGCTGCCTTGACTGTAGCAGTTTTGATTAAATGAAATGATAAACCTGATTATTTTGTCACATCTTTTCTTCATATACGATGTACAGTAAATAAATGATAGGCcatttaatacaaaaaaaatttattgGGCAAAATGTACAACAGCTATAAATGGGAGAATTCAGTTGTAATACATTTTCCACTCAAGATATTGAACCTTAAAACATTTCCCAGTTTGACAAAATTCTAACATACAGGCTCACATTTGCCaaatttaaaagcaaaattaaacTGAAAATGTGTCTCTAATCCATGTGGTAAGATGCCAAAAAAACCGAACTTTTTTAGAACCTTCTAAATCAAATTGCTTAAGAATGTTGGTACAAGTGTACTAGTATGACATTTGCCACAAGCTTCCTACACGTGGTACTAACTGGTCTTGGCAACTAAAACCACGATTGATTTTCACATAAAACCAGACCATAATCCAGCTTCTACCACTTTCAGTCTTGTTAACAAAACTGAATAACTCAACGTAATTTCCCTGTGCTGTATGCATTTTTAAATAAGTAAGAAAGGAAGAAGTGGTGAAAGACCAAAACTGTCAGATTGGAGATAAATGTGACCATTGAGGAACATGAGAAAGGAAGTCAGGTTTTGACATCAGTATGCCCCTCGCAGCCCGCCGCTCCGCGAGCCGCCTCCTGAGTTACTATAGTACCCACCACGACCTAAAAAGAGCAGGACAGCGTTAGGTGTTTAATTTTCATGACAACTAAGCAGAGATTTGACAAACACGTACTCGTTTCGGCTCCGCTGGCTGTCGAGTTGAGAAAGAGCTCGATGTAGCGGTGCTCTGTGGAGAAAACAATCGAAGATCCCTTCAAGTGGATGCACTTTTTTTCCCTTGAAATATTGCAAGATCTTTTCACAAAAATAGGCATTATTTTCATTGCTATGGCATGTAGGGTAGGGTTAGGTGTAATTGGCATTATGATTATGTGGGGgtgcttgggaaaaaaaattctatgCTGAAAAAAAGAGGAGAGAGAAGACAGGGCCATACGCATGTTGTGCTTGTCTTTGGACATGGCAGCCACGGCGTCCTCGTGGGAGCGGAACTCCACGTCAGCCTCCCCTGTCAGCTTGCCGTTGTGAGTGATGTCAATATGGACTCTCAGCGGGTTCAAAGGTGAAAAGAACTGGAAAGGAAACACAAAATGTGACAGACAACAGCAACACTGAGTCATTAACGCGCTCGGACGCCTTTTTCCTCACTTTAGCGACGTCCATCTCACTGGCGCGGAAAGGCAGACCCCTCATGtggacaaaatggccaccgccACTGCCGTGGTAACTTGTTGAGCTTCCTTCAGATTGACGACTGTAACTGTTGCCTAGTGACAAATACAAATCCATAATCAGCCAATTATTTATTCTGGCTCTACTATTTATTATCAAGGAATGGGGACACACCAACACATCAAATGAACAACTGATTCATTTTCTGTCATCTCTCGAATGATCTTAAAATAGGAAACATGTTCAATGATAAAAAATGGCCATCAGAACAAGATTAAAATCCAATCCCATTTACATGAACTAATTGAATCCTTCATAAATTTGGGATATTggttttcaattttttattatttattttggtttATCCACCAGATGGCACTGCCCCTTTTGCAACGTTCCTCTACATAGGTGCCTTGCAATTTAAAGTGTCTTCATCCGCAGCTTCATAAACCTTCACTCTGTGACTAAGCGCTCCAGTTAACAGTGATTGCGATCTTGGTCAGAAGGTGTTACCTCTTGCTCCTCGCTCATCTCTTCCGCGCTCCTCATACATGCAGTTCCCAAAGCCATAGTTGTTTAATCCATTGTAGCCATCAAAACTATGTCCATAACCTAGACACGCACAGCAATAACAATTAGAAAAACGgaaaaaaagttacttttgtctCACACCCATAAGCCAAGTTTAGACAGCAAAAAAAGCTGAActgtctttttttaatgcaacaTCCTCCAATGACCTCTCGAGTGGCCACTACCTAAATACAGTGTATTTGCATTTACctactttttaaaaacatttacagaCAATTTCTACTTATGTGTATGCATTTTATTAGAATCACTTTTTAAGTATATTGTTTTTAGTTCTCAATGCTAATATGGGAGTATTAAAGAGGAAAGCTGCTCTTGTATTTAACAAACTTCCGAGTTGACTCTCAGTGACGTCTTTCACAAATCTTGTGTGACATCAGCTCAGTGAGCATCTCGAACCTACTTACCTCCCCCATAGCCCCCTACGCCCCTCATGGAATCCATGAGAGAGTTGCTGCGACTTGGACCAGAGCTAAAGTATCCCCCCCGGGGGCCCTCCATCACCGGTCTGTCGTAGGGCCCCGGTCTCTGGCCCCCAATGACCCGTCGGGGTTCGTCCAGGTAGTCTCGGATCTCGACGCGACTGCTCTTAAAGATTTCTATGTACCTGCGAGGAGAGAGGCAGGCAGACATGCCGACCGCGGCGAGTGAGGCGGGTGTGGAAATGGCTTGTgtggccagcaaacagacagaaagaTAAGACACAGAAAAGACAGATATGCCTAACATTCTTCTTCTACCTGGACAAAATGTCTTTAAATGCACTTGCTCTACcccagactcggcaaactgccTCTACAATCCCGATGCCCCCCATTAAACTAAGACTACATGTAGGAAATAAGACAGTTCATAAGAGCTGACACACATTACTTGTACAGAATGCATTGTATGAAAGCCCCACTTAAAAGTGTCATTATTCTAGCAGACCCACCcccccttatttatttatttattggcatTAAAAAGTAACAGAAGAAATCCCCTAGTACAGTATAGTACAGTATGGACTAGAGTAGAAGAAGCCCAACCCAGTCCAGCCCGCCGTCCCCTTGCCGTCCGTCCCACCTGTGCCCTATCCTTTCCTTGTGTTTCCCCCGAGCCTTTTCTGCTATCTCCTTTGAGGCAAACTGCACGAAGGCTTCCCCTGTGCTCCTCCCCTGGTAGTCCACTGGCAGAGTAATCCCATTCGGCACGATTCTCAACCCTTCAACCCAAGCACACAAATACATAAGTCGGTAGGCAGGTAGACAAAAACCCACTGGAGCTTTCAGCTGGAGAACAATTCATGAGGGCCACAAGCTAGAGAACTTTAACGAGA
Coding sequences:
- the hnrnph3 gene encoding heterogeneous nuclear ribonucleoprotein H3 isoform X3; protein product: MRMSSNEEGYVVRIRGLPWICTQMEVASFFSDCDIVGKVNGVCFTYSKEGRPSGEAFIELKTSDGFKNALCKDRKYMGHRYIEVFKSNRSEMDWVLKRSGPADYDSSNGCMLKLRGLPFGCSKEEIVQFFSGLRIVPNGITLPVDYQGRSTGEAFVQFASKEIAEKARGKHKERIGHRYIEIFKSSRVEIRDYLDEPRRVIGGQRPGPYDRPVMEGPRGGYFSSGPSRSNSLMDSMRGVGGYGGGYGHSFDGYNGLNNYGFGNCMYEERGRDERGARGNSYSRQSEGSSTSYHGSGGGHFVHMRGLPFRASEMDVAKFFSPLNPLRVHIDITHNGKLTGEADVEFRSHEDAVAAMSKDKHNMQHRYIELFLNSTASGAETSRGGYYSNSGGGSRSGGLRGAY
- the hnrnph3 gene encoding heterogeneous nuclear ribonucleoprotein H3 isoform X1, whose amino-acid sequence is MAVEGLQEASPEACWYKTEDTGATKRYLRMSSNEEGYVVRIRGLPWICTQMEVASFFSDCDIVGKVNGVCFTYSKEGRPSGEAFIELKTSDGFKNALCKDRKYMGHRYIEVFKSNRSEMDWVLKRSGPADYDSSNGCMLKLRGLPFGCSKEEIVQFFSGLRIVPNGITLPVDYQGRSTGEAFVQFASKEIAEKARGKHKERIGHRYIEIFKSSRVEIRDYLDEPRRVIGGQRPGPYDRPVMEGPRGGYFSSGPSRSNSLMDSMRGVGGYGGGYGHSFDGYNGLNNYGFGNCMYEERGRDERGARGNSYSRQSEGSSTSYHGSGGGHFVHMRGLPFRASEMDVAKFFSPLNPLRVHIDITHNGKLTGEADVEFRSHEDAVAAMSKDKHNMQHRYIELFLNSTASGAETSRGGYYSNSGGGSRSGGLRGAY
- the hnrnph3 gene encoding heterogeneous nuclear ribonucleoprotein H3 isoform X2; its protein translation is MPMKVRMSSNEEGYVVRIRGLPWICTQMEVASFFSDCDIVGKVNGVCFTYSKEGRPSGEAFIELKTSDGFKNALCKDRKYMGHRYIEVFKSNRSEMDWVLKRSGPADYDSSNGCMLKLRGLPFGCSKEEIVQFFSGLRIVPNGITLPVDYQGRSTGEAFVQFASKEIAEKARGKHKERIGHRYIEIFKSSRVEIRDYLDEPRRVIGGQRPGPYDRPVMEGPRGGYFSSGPSRSNSLMDSMRGVGGYGGGYGHSFDGYNGLNNYGFGNCMYEERGRDERGARGNSYSRQSEGSSTSYHGSGGGHFVHMRGLPFRASEMDVAKFFSPLNPLRVHIDITHNGKLTGEADVEFRSHEDAVAAMSKDKHNMQHRYIELFLNSTASGAETSRGGYYSNSGGGSRSGGLRGAY
- the hnrnph3 gene encoding heterogeneous nuclear ribonucleoprotein H3 isoform X4: MSSNEEGYVVRIRGLPWICTQMEVASFFSDCDIVGKVNGVCFTYSKEGRPSGEAFIELKTSDGFKNALCKDRKYMGHRYIEVFKSNRSEMDWVLKRSGPADYDSSNGCMLKLRGLPFGCSKEEIVQFFSGLRIVPNGITLPVDYQGRSTGEAFVQFASKEIAEKARGKHKERIGHRYIEIFKSSRVEIRDYLDEPRRVIGGQRPGPYDRPVMEGPRGGYFSSGPSRSNSLMDSMRGVGGYGGGYGHSFDGYNGLNNYGFGNCMYEERGRDERGARGNSYSRQSEGSSTSYHGSGGGHFVHMRGLPFRASEMDVAKFFSPLNPLRVHIDITHNGKLTGEADVEFRSHEDAVAAMSKDKHNMQHRYIELFLNSTASGAETSRGGYYSNSGGGSRSGGLRGAY